From a region of the Methanoculleus receptaculi genome:
- a CDS encoding transcription factor, producing the protein MVSVAELLDDPAIKAYIRRMIGDEGIEVLRRFPGDGEHSDEELAEITGISLNTVRHTLYTLYEKRLAEYRRLKNTETGWLTYLWHLQLDRIYDVIEEDLRDAVEKLDARLSYEEKNDFYMCRDCSVIYTFADAADWNFACPNCDATLDHYDNELLAAALRKRIEKIRESLGSA; encoded by the coding sequence ATGGTATCTGTCGCTGAACTGCTGGATGATCCTGCAATCAAGGCTTACATCAGGCGTATGATCGGGGATGAGGGGATCGAGGTTCTCAGGAGGTTTCCGGGGGATGGGGAGCACAGTGATGAGGAACTTGCTGAGATTACCGGGATCAGCCTCAACACCGTCCGCCACACCCTCTACACCCTCTACGAGAAACGTCTTGCCGAGTACCGGCGGCTGAAGAACACCGAGACCGGCTGGCTCACCTACCTCTGGCATCTCCAGCTGGACCGCATTTACGATGTGATCGAGGAAGATCTCCGTGATGCGGTCGAGAAACTCGACGCCAGACTCTCCTACGAGGAGAAGAATGACTTTTACATGTGCAGGGACTGCAGCGTCATCTACACCTTTGCAGACGCGGCGGACTGGAACTTTGCATGCCCGAACTGCGATGCCACCCTCGATCACTATGATAACGAACTTCTTGCCGCCGCTCTCAGAAAGAGGATCGAGAAGATCAGGGAGAGCCTTGGGAGTGCGTGA
- a CDS encoding 4Fe-4S binding protein, with protein MKLLLTFSRKGEHDPGREPVIARVVKETGVLINVEKANIDSMAGEVLVDVPDGDADLIQRRFEEMGVSVRAVVDAIIRDEEECVDCGACISVCPQEVFSFDPEWRLCVNAERCVLCGRCIQACPHGALSQQE; from the coding sequence ATGAAACTCCTGCTGACGTTCTCCCGCAAGGGCGAGCACGACCCCGGCAGGGAACCGGTTATCGCCCGCGTGGTGAAGGAGACCGGTGTCCTCATCAACGTCGAGAAGGCCAACATCGACTCGATGGCCGGCGAGGTGCTGGTGGACGTCCCGGACGGCGATGCTGACCTCATCCAGCGGCGTTTTGAGGAGATGGGTGTGTCTGTCCGGGCGGTGGTTGATGCCATCATCCGCGACGAGGAGGAGTGTGTCGACTGCGGTGCCTGCATAAGCGTATGCCCGCAGGAGGTCTTCTCCTTCGATCCCGAGTGGCGGCTATGCGTGAACGCTGAACGATGCGTCCTCTGCGGCAGATGCATCCAGGCATGCCCGCACGGCGCTCTCTCACAGCAGGAATGA
- a CDS encoding MarR family transcriptional regulator — protein MREEDLDWAVYHGIPQTGSITVKDLIAATGFEPDAVMASLERLEHYLLVQRSGEMVRLLSIQESLIACRCRHSRVDLPFVIENGVIRAKKE, from the coding sequence GTGCGTGAGGAGGATCTGGATTGGGCCGTATATCACGGGATTCCACAAACCGGCAGCATCACGGTCAAAGATCTTATAGCAGCCACCGGGTTTGAACCCGATGCGGTCATGGCATCGCTCGAGCGTCTGGAGCACTATCTCCTGGTACAGCGGTCGGGTGAGATGGTACGCCTTCTCTCCATCCAGGAATCGCTGATAGCGTGTCGGTGCCGCCACAGCAGGGTTGACCTCCCGTTTGTCATCGAGAACGGTGTAATCCGGGCAAAGAAGGAGTGA
- a CDS encoding HDIG domain-containing metalloprotein has translation MREEDCIDLLRMAGCSAGVIAHCRAVRDLALTYASDPLIDRGLVEVGALLHDIGRGVTHDIRHAEVGGEICRSFGLDEAVIAIVERHIGAGLTADECSLLSLLPRDCMPRTAEEKIVAHADNLVKGTRVITLDERLLHAIALPRRQRRRIYRLGLEVELFR, from the coding sequence GTGCGTGAAGAGGACTGTATCGATCTCCTCCGAATGGCCGGGTGTTCTGCCGGAGTCATCGCCCACTGCCGGGCGGTGCGCGACCTTGCGCTCACCTACGCGTCCGATCCCCTGATAGATCGTGGCCTGGTCGAGGTCGGTGCTCTGCTTCACGATATCGGCCGCGGGGTGACGCACGATATCCGCCATGCTGAAGTGGGTGGCGAGATATGTCGATCGTTTGGACTTGATGAGGCGGTCATCGCCATAGTCGAGCGGCATATAGGTGCCGGGTTGACGGCCGATGAATGTTCGTTGTTGAGCCTTCTTCCACGCGATTGCATGCCCCGGACGGCCGAGGAGAAGATCGTTGCCCATGCGGACAACCTGGTGAAGGGGACCCGTGTTATAACACTTGATGAGCGGTTGTTGCACGCGATTGCCCTTCCCCGGAGGCAGAGAAGGCGTATCTACAGGCTTGGACTTGAGGTAGAACTCTTCAGATAA
- a CDS encoding RNA-guided endonuclease InsQ/TnpB family protein: MIVSYKYRAYPDATTEVRLNAALDTCRWLYNKLLEECNTARENGISPTMRGTQARIVTLKEENPALKDVYSKVLQMVNYTLWSNIAALSQTKKRGRKIGKLRFKSAARYRTINYNQSGFKIDREHSSITFSKIGTIPFNMHRPYTGKVKGVLITRSGDRWYVIIQTEQTVSSSKREGQSVGIDLGLDSFAVDSDGAVIENPRFYEHSLGRIKKIQRSLARKQRFSQNWKKTKRKLEKVYDHVTNQKNDFLHKLSRQYVDTYATICVEDLNIKYLKENGKSRGLRRSIHSASWGRFYSYLSYKAESAGTELVKVDPRDTTQMCSNCGSIVKKTLSERVHECPYCGFVADRDYNAAVNIHRVGMEQPFEPVEPRPLHHISVMQVLAMKQEAPPERRGVVHHPFPWSPLRFLTSTRLLSRSAYASSSDPPRP; encoded by the coding sequence ATGATCGTTTCCTACAAGTACCGAGCGTATCCCGATGCAACCACTGAAGTTCGGCTGAATGCCGCGCTCGATACCTGTAGGTGGCTCTACAACAAACTTCTCGAAGAATGCAACACGGCACGAGAGAATGGAATCTCTCCGACGATGCGGGGAACGCAGGCGCGGATCGTCACGCTGAAAGAGGAGAATCCTGCACTCAAGGACGTATACTCTAAAGTGCTCCAGATGGTCAACTATACCCTCTGGAGCAACATCGCTGCACTCTCGCAGACAAAGAAGAGAGGACGGAAGATCGGCAAACTCCGATTCAAGAGTGCAGCCCGATACCGGACGATCAATTATAATCAGTCGGGTTTCAAGATCGATCGCGAGCATAGTTCGATTACGTTCTCGAAGATCGGAACGATTCCGTTCAACATGCACCGACCCTACACCGGGAAGGTGAAGGGTGTCCTGATCACCCGTTCCGGCGATAGATGGTATGTGATCATTCAGACAGAGCAGACAGTGTCTTCATCAAAGCGTGAAGGGCAGTCTGTCGGTATCGATCTCGGGTTGGATTCGTTTGCGGTCGATAGTGACGGTGCAGTGATCGAGAACCCCAGGTTCTATGAACATTCTCTGGGCAGGATCAAGAAGATCCAGCGGAGTCTTGCCCGGAAACAACGGTTCTCGCAAAACTGGAAGAAGACAAAAAGGAAACTGGAGAAGGTCTATGATCATGTCACCAACCAGAAGAACGATTTCCTGCACAAACTTTCTCGTCAGTACGTTGACACCTATGCGACGATCTGTGTTGAAGACCTGAATATCAAGTATTTGAAAGAGAACGGCAAATCTCGCGGGCTCCGGAGAAGTATCCACAGTGCGTCGTGGGGACGATTTTATTCTTACCTCTCGTACAAGGCTGAAAGTGCTGGTACGGAACTCGTCAAAGTCGATCCCCGCGACACGACACAGATGTGTTCGAACTGTGGAAGCATCGTGAAAAAGACGCTCTCCGAGAGAGTCCACGAATGCCCATACTGTGGGTTTGTTGCCGATAGAGATTACAATGCTGCGGTAAATATCCACCGCGTGGGGATGGAACAGCCCTTTGAGCCTGTGGAGCCAAGACCTCTACATCACATCTCTGTGATGCAAGTGTTGGCCATGAAGCAGGAAGCCCCGCCCGAGAGGCGCGGGGTAGTTCACCACCCTTTCCCCTGGTCCCCGCTTCGTTTCCTGACGAGCACGAGGCTTCTCTCAAGGTCGGCATACGCCTCATCCTCCGATCCACCGCGGCCGTAG
- a CDS encoding PIN domain-containing protein, producing MNDLIITEDELQVLINSLEEVHVSYPLYAGEIIVACPEGTGFSLQMPATRETFRDWVAAYEPIAAELPSYADLQECMFASGIARYTNQASFDAMLVSYRNLKKSVFFALDTNLFYHGFASNNPGIDASTYLIVETVRDEISYAVNRKYSAAAIEEMTALAPEWRDYLAELENKRMKRSRKAAYLALKEYRSIRDRATEVPAPGPHTHLAEENDRNIVRALRKFEEERYALPVLLTADIYMVDLCMTEGLEYFYFDRPYRLEATTCTATAFRRLLFNLAAVFGFVDCSGFTIFGEYGGKANDLDELKIRFRDEDIYRECRRELGICRRLAELGITR from the coding sequence ATGAACGACCTTATAATCACGGAGGACGAACTCCAGGTTCTCATCAACTCTCTCGAAGAGGTTCATGTCTCATACCCGCTCTACGCGGGTGAGATCATTGTTGCGTGCCCGGAAGGAACCGGGTTTTCGCTCCAGATGCCTGCGACGCGCGAGACGTTCCGCGACTGGGTCGCCGCATACGAGCCGATTGCAGCGGAGCTCCCTTCGTATGCCGATCTTCAGGAGTGCATGTTTGCATCCGGCATCGCCCGCTACACAAACCAGGCCTCCTTCGATGCGATGCTTGTATCCTACAGGAACCTCAAGAAATCCGTCTTCTTCGCCCTGGATACAAACCTCTTCTACCACGGGTTTGCATCGAACAACCCCGGGATCGACGCCTCTACCTACCTTATCGTCGAGACCGTCCGCGACGAGATCTCCTACGCCGTCAACCGGAAGTATTCGGCGGCGGCAATCGAGGAGATGACGGCACTGGCGCCTGAGTGGCGGGATTACCTCGCAGAACTCGAGAACAAGCGTATGAAACGCTCACGGAAAGCCGCCTATCTTGCACTGAAAGAGTACCGCTCCATCCGTGACCGGGCAACGGAGGTCCCGGCACCCGGGCCGCACACCCACCTTGCAGAGGAGAACGATCGCAACATCGTCCGGGCGCTCCGGAAGTTTGAAGAGGAGCGCTACGCCCTCCCCGTTCTCCTGACCGCCGACATCTACATGGTCGACCTCTGCATGACAGAGGGGCTTGAATATTTCTACTTTGACCGTCCATACAGACTTGAGGCAACAACCTGCACGGCAACGGCGTTCCGGCGACTGCTCTTCAACCTTGCTGCCGTCTTCGGGTTTGTGGACTGCAGCGGTTTCACAATCTTCGGTGAGTACGGCGGGAAGGCTAACGACCTCGACGAACTGAAGATCAGGTTCCGGGACGAGGATATCTACCGTGAATGCAGGCGGGAACTTGGTATATGCAGGAGACTTGCGGAACTCGGAATTACGCGGTAG
- a CDS encoding ATP-grasp domain-containing protein: protein MKPRVLVAGFATRHVAQSAYRAGYTVYAVDHYCDRDLSWYTRDSLAFEELADLPDKIAELASRHPVDALVVTSGAETVGTTIPLYGTPPTKVERFLDKLEIQRFFEGLGVPVPPLAEGRFPAMVKPRRGAGGWRNAVVGTEEELRRWEETWPDVPYIAQTVLDGVPSSVSCIADGRRARAIAVNRQILRGGGERAHGFAGSLTPFLHPLAQEMIEAAERIAAASGCVGSVGIDFVAGDRPWAIEINPRFQATLDTVEMAIGESVFEMHMNACRGVIPAMRPPARQVATRQILFAERDMRLDADLSGLAPRVADIPWPGTEFEEGQAILSVYGRGGSEDEAYADLERSLVLVRKRSGDQGKGW from the coding sequence GTGAAGCCGCGGGTGCTTGTTGCCGGGTTTGCAACACGGCATGTGGCGCAGTCGGCATACAGGGCGGGGTATACCGTCTACGCCGTCGACCATTACTGTGACCGCGACCTTTCCTGGTACACGAGAGATTCGCTTGCGTTCGAGGAACTCGCCGACCTCCCTGATAAGATCGCTGAACTTGCATCCCGACATCCGGTTGACGCTCTGGTGGTCACCTCGGGTGCCGAGACCGTCGGGACGACGATACCCCTGTACGGCACCCCTCCTACAAAGGTGGAGCGGTTCCTTGACAAACTTGAGATCCAGCGTTTCTTCGAGGGTCTGGGTGTGCCCGTTCCACCGCTTGCCGAGGGGCGGTTCCCGGCGATGGTCAAGCCGCGCCGGGGTGCGGGGGGCTGGAGGAACGCGGTTGTTGGGACGGAGGAGGAGCTTCGCCGCTGGGAGGAGACCTGGCCGGACGTCCCCTACATCGCCCAGACGGTTCTCGACGGTGTCCCTTCAAGCGTCTCCTGCATTGCGGACGGCCGGCGTGCACGGGCGATAGCGGTCAACCGTCAGATCCTGCGGGGTGGGGGAGAGAGGGCGCACGGGTTTGCCGGGTCGCTCACTCCGTTTCTCCACCCTCTGGCACAAGAGATGATAGAAGCAGCGGAGCGGATCGCTGCCGCAAGCGGCTGTGTCGGTTCGGTCGGGATCGATTTTGTGGCCGGGGATAGGCCGTGGGCGATCGAGATCAATCCCAGGTTCCAGGCAACCCTTGATACCGTTGAGATGGCGATCGGAGAGAGCGTCTTTGAGATGCACATGAACGCCTGTCGCGGGGTTATACCGGCGATGCGACCTCCTGCGCGGCAGGTTGCAACCAGGCAGATCCTCTTTGCGGAACGGGACATGAGGCTTGATGCCGATCTCTCTGGCCTTGCACCGCGCGTTGCCGACATCCCCTGGCCCGGAACCGAGTTTGAGGAGGGTCAGGCCATACTGAGCGTCTACGGCCGCGGTGGATCGGAGGATGAGGCGTATGCCGACCTTGAGAGAAGCCTCGTGCTCGTCAGGAAACGAAGCGGGGACCAGGGGAAAGGGTGGTGA
- a CDS encoding UPF0280 family protein has product MIREHFEFRQTIATVIADDPGHIEAAKAGMLAARREVEDQIGRDPFFGATFEPYIPPNAANTPTRMARAAAEAGVGPMAAVAGAIAGAGVEAMAGAGASFGLIDNGGDIALVSDRQVTIGIYAGASPLSGRIAFRVPPQAEILGVCTSSATVGPSISFGIADAVTVFSPDVALADAWATAVCNQITAKDTSVLDRLEGSGVAGVLAIIGDTVIRWGDLPQVVRARVDERLITAGRQPFHRPGS; this is encoded by the coding sequence ATGATCCGGGAGCATTTCGAGTTCCGTCAGACGATCGCGACGGTCATCGCCGACGACCCGGGGCATATCGAGGCAGCGAAGGCCGGGATGCTGGCCGCCCGACGGGAGGTCGAGGATCAGATCGGCCGCGACCCTTTTTTCGGGGCGACGTTCGAGCCGTATATCCCCCCTAACGCCGCAAATACTCCGACGAGGATGGCCCGCGCCGCCGCTGAGGCGGGTGTCGGGCCGATGGCAGCGGTGGCAGGCGCCATAGCCGGAGCCGGGGTGGAGGCGATGGCCGGGGCGGGGGCGTCGTTTGGTCTCATCGACAACGGCGGGGATATAGCCCTGGTGAGCGACCGCCAGGTCACGATCGGGATCTATGCAGGGGCATCGCCCTTGAGCGGGCGGATCGCGTTTCGGGTCCCGCCGCAGGCCGAGATCCTGGGGGTCTGCACCTCGTCGGCGACGGTGGGGCCGTCCATCAGTTTCGGTATCGCCGATGCCGTAACGGTCTTTTCCCCGGACGTCGCTCTCGCAGACGCGTGGGCAACGGCGGTCTGCAACCAGATCACGGCAAAGGACACCTCCGTCCTGGACAGACTGGAGGGTTCCGGTGTTGCCGGGGTGCTTGCCATAATCGGGGATACGGTGATCCGCTGGGGCGATCTTCCCCAGGTCGTGCGGGCGAGGGTGGACGAACGGCTGATCACCGCTGGCAGGCAACCGTTTCACCGTCCAGGTTCATAG
- a CDS encoding methanogenesis marker 8 protein, whose amino-acid sequence MNEHDEHVIEAIGRCRVVVRNGQVVEVGRPVIRNCPLAKRFACPVEDMTPEAIKRNIEARIRSFGMCTPAREVLAGPDFVIFGASELLGSAVRRSDLDAAVIVSDGAGTVVAANPALIQGIGGRMSGLVKTSPIQEVIARIQENGGAVLDTATAAIDQAAGVALARDLGHRRIAVTTADAAEAAAIRERFPETVIVAVHTTGISREDAALLAVTADLITACASRHIRDVAAKKALLQAGTSIPVFAMTPAGKMIILGKVAETDRQILVQGASLPVEGPHLPSPLC is encoded by the coding sequence ATGAACGAGCATGACGAACACGTCATAGAGGCCATCGGGAGGTGCCGGGTCGTGGTCAGGAACGGCCAGGTTGTCGAGGTCGGAAGACCCGTGATCCGCAACTGTCCGCTGGCGAAGCGGTTTGCCTGCCCGGTCGAGGATATGACGCCGGAAGCGATAAAGCGCAACATCGAGGCGCGGATCAGGTCATTTGGCATGTGCACCCCGGCGCGGGAGGTTCTCGCCGGGCCTGACTTCGTCATCTTCGGGGCCTCGGAGCTCCTTGGCAGTGCCGTGCGCAGGAGCGACCTGGACGCCGCGGTGATAGTCTCCGACGGGGCGGGGACGGTCGTTGCGGCGAACCCCGCCCTTATACAGGGGATCGGCGGCCGGATGTCCGGGCTCGTGAAGACATCCCCCATCCAGGAGGTGATCGCGCGGATACAGGAGAACGGGGGTGCGGTCCTGGACACCGCGACCGCCGCGATAGACCAGGCCGCCGGTGTCGCGCTGGCGAGAGACCTCGGCCACCGCCGGATCGCTGTGACCACCGCCGATGCCGCAGAGGCGGCGGCCATCCGGGAACGGTTCCCGGAGACCGTGATAGTCGCCGTCCACACCACCGGGATATCACGTGAGGACGCCGCCCTGCTGGCCGTGACCGCCGACCTGATCACCGCCTGCGCATCGCGGCATATACGTGATGTGGCGGCAAAGAAAGCGCTCCTGCAGGCAGGAACCTCTATCCCGGTCTTTGCGATGACACCGGCGGGAAAGATGATCATCCTCGGGAAGGTGGCGGAGACCGACCGGCAGATCCTGGTGCAGGGGGCGAGCCTACCGGTGGAGGGGCCACACCTGCCCTCTCCTCTCTGTTGA
- a CDS encoding tRNA (cytidine(56)-2'-O)-methyltransferase yields MPEVAVLRIGHRPERDQRVTTHVGLAARALGARGMYLAADDRGVVASIQDVVSRWGGDFFVEDGVKWRQCIRDWKAAGGIVVHLTMYGLPMTDLVDEIRSLDRVLIVVGAEKVPGEVYGLADYNVSVTTQPHSEISSLALFLDRLFEGSELNREYPDAKIRIEPAKVGKKTVER; encoded by the coding sequence ATGCCCGAGGTAGCAGTCCTCAGGATAGGCCACCGCCCGGAACGCGACCAGCGGGTGACGACCCACGTGGGGCTTGCGGCGCGGGCGCTTGGAGCCCGGGGGATGTACCTCGCGGCGGATGACCGCGGGGTGGTTGCGAGCATACAGGACGTGGTCTCCCGCTGGGGGGGCGACTTCTTCGTGGAGGACGGTGTAAAGTGGCGCCAGTGCATCCGGGACTGGAAGGCCGCCGGCGGCATTGTTGTCCACCTGACGATGTACGGGCTCCCGATGACCGATCTCGTGGACGAGATCCGCAGCCTTGATCGGGTGCTTATCGTGGTCGGTGCTGAGAAGGTTCCGGGCGAGGTCTACGGGCTTGCCGACTACAACGTCTCGGTGACCACACAGCCTCACTCCGAGATCTCGAGTCTTGCTCTATTCCTGGACCGCCTCTTCGAAGGCAGCGAACTCAACCGGGAATACCCGGACGCGAAGATCCGGATTGAACCGGCGAAAGTGGGTAAGAAGACGGTGGAACGGTGA
- a CDS encoding superoxide dismutase, with the protein MTVEKISTRPFNKYELPPLPYAADALEPQISKEQLSIHHDRHHQGYVTGANANLERLEKARQEGAEVDMKALLKELSFNIGGHVLHTLFWPTMAPAGRGGGGTPGGALADLIDKEWGSFDRFKAEFTKAAASVEGSGWAALACCPMTDRPIIMQIEKHNTNVYPSFKILMVLDVWEHAYYVDHRNNRGQFIDAFWNVVNWDMVNKRLETL; encoded by the coding sequence ATGACTGTAGAGAAGATCTCAACCCGACCGTTCAATAAGTATGAACTCCCGCCGCTGCCATATGCGGCCGACGCACTCGAACCGCAGATCTCAAAGGAGCAACTCTCCATCCACCACGACAGACACCACCAGGGCTACGTGACGGGGGCGAACGCCAACCTTGAGAGACTGGAGAAAGCGCGGCAGGAAGGCGCCGAAGTTGACATGAAAGCGCTTCTGAAGGAACTCTCCTTCAACATCGGCGGTCACGTCCTGCACACCCTCTTCTGGCCCACTATGGCCCCGGCCGGCAGGGGAGGCGGCGGGACACCCGGCGGCGCCCTTGCTGATCTTATAGATAAAGAATGGGGTTCCTTCGACCGGTTCAAGGCCGAGTTTACAAAAGCGGCCGCAAGCGTCGAGGGTTCAGGCTGGGCTGCGCTCGCCTGCTGCCCCATGACCGATCGGCCCATCATAATGCAGATCGAGAAGCACAACACCAACGTCTACCCCTCCTTCAAGATCCTGATGGTGCTCGATGTCTGGGAGCACGCCTACTACGTCGATCACCGGAACAACCGGGGGCAGTTCATCGATGCGTTCTGGAACGTCGTGAACTGGGATATGGTGAACAAACGGCTGGAGACCCTCTGA
- a CDS encoding HAD family hydrolase — MQAGTWYMQETCGTRNYAVEAVLCDMDNTLFDFVRVKREACRSVIDYLGRGDPGMLFSHFLRGVHGFEDHENISDYLNDLGVYDGETFEVCCRIYEDVKLELVEAYPGVEETLRSLRDGGIGLAVVTDAESFQARRRLEKTGLIDYFETVVTPDLSGRRKPEPDSLIYALRQLGAKPEEAMMVGDSAARDIAAGQRLGMVTAFAAYGDWRQSRVTDVGADIVLAEFAQLRRYLSIPGKG; from the coding sequence ATGCAGGCGGGAACTTGGTATATGCAGGAGACTTGCGGAACTCGGAATTACGCGGTAGAGGCTGTCCTCTGCGATATGGATAACACCCTCTTTGACTTTGTTCGAGTAAAGCGGGAGGCGTGCCGCAGTGTGATCGACTACCTGGGGAGAGGCGACCCCGGGATGCTCTTCTCTCATTTCCTTCGGGGGGTTCACGGGTTTGAGGACCATGAGAACATAAGTGACTACCTCAACGACCTCGGGGTCTACGATGGGGAGACGTTTGAGGTCTGCTGCCGGATCTACGAGGATGTCAAACTCGAACTGGTCGAGGCCTACCCGGGCGTCGAGGAGACGCTCCGGAGCCTGCGGGACGGTGGGATAGGGCTTGCGGTCGTGACCGACGCGGAGTCGTTCCAGGCGCGGCGGCGGCTTGAGAAGACGGGGCTCATCGATTACTTCGAGACGGTGGTGACACCGGACCTCTCGGGGAGGCGGAAACCCGAACCCGACTCTCTCATCTACGCCCTCCGGCAACTCGGTGCGAAGCCGGAGGAGGCGATGATGGTCGGGGACAGCGCCGCCCGCGACATCGCGGCCGGGCAGCGGCTCGGGATGGTGACGGCGTTTGCCGCCTACGGTGACTGGCGCCAGAGCCGCGTGACGGATGTCGGGGCGGATATAGTCCTTGCGGAGTTTGCGCAACTCCGAAGATACCTCAGCATACCCGGTAAAGGGTAG
- a CDS encoding regulator of amino acid metabolism, contains ACT domain protein, producing MWADISQEFADSPSQARVVRFLLENGFGINEDGRIVCNGIEIPTTHIGRAIDTDRRVVDATARRILEKPELREIFTRMRAVPDLSGVAEALGLSVITLYPRDAHQKGIVGAAVGVLVDHDLPIRQIYVTDPYLTEEPRLVMIVDEPRIPASVYERLRALPQVKKLVI from the coding sequence ATGTGGGCTGACATCTCACAAGAGTTTGCCGATTCACCGTCGCAGGCCAGGGTGGTTCGCTTCCTGCTGGAGAACGGGTTTGGCATAAACGAAGATGGCCGCATCGTCTGCAACGGCATCGAGATCCCGACCACGCACATAGGAAGAGCGATCGATACTGACCGCAGGGTCGTCGACGCCACCGCCCGGCGCATCCTTGAAAAACCGGAACTCCGGGAGATCTTCACCAGGATGCGGGCCGTGCCCGACCTCTCCGGGGTCGCCGAGGCGCTCGGACTCTCTGTCATAACGCTCTACCCGAGAGACGCACACCAGAAAGGTATTGTCGGCGCAGCGGTCGGCGTCCTGGTCGATCACGATCTGCCCATCCGGCAGATATACGTCACCGACCCCTACCTCACCGAAGAGCCAAGACTCGTTATGATCGTGGATGAACCGCGGATCCCGGCATCGGTCTACGAACGGCTGCGTGCACTTCCGCAGGTAAAAAAACTGGTTATCTGA